A window of the Nitrososphaerota archaeon genome harbors these coding sequences:
- the deoC gene encoding deoxyribose-phosphate aldolase: protein MYIQKINELTSKIDLTLLKPDATLEDIENLCKNAIKYKFWAVCVNPFFVKFVSEKLKKHNINTCTVIGFPLGSTTTSTKLFEACEALENGANEIDIVMNISAFKSRNYEYVKNEIKNIVEESKRRKPKSIIKVIIETCLLNNEEKSIACNIIISAGADFVKTSTGFSKSGATIEDVKLLKSIVNGKLKIKASGGIRNLKQALDMINAGADRIGTSHGVEIIKELLNISKNSIMK, encoded by the coding sequence ATGTATATTCAAAAAATTAATGAATTAACTTCTAAAATAGATTTAACTCTTCTTAAACCTGATGCTACTCTTGAAGACATAGAAAATCTTTGCAAAAATGCTATTAAATATAAATTTTGGGCAGTTTGTGTAAATCCATTCTTTGTTAAATTTGTATCTGAAAAATTAAAAAAACATAATATAAATACATGTACAGTTATAGGTTTCCCTCTTGGCTCAACAACTACTTCTACAAAATTATTTGAAGCATGTGAAGCTTTAGAAAATGGAGCAAATGAAATTGATATAGTAATGAATATAAGTGCTTTTAAATCAAGAAACTATGAATATGTTAAAAATGAAATAAAAAATATTGTTGAAGAATCTAAAAGAAGAAAACCAAAATCTATAATTAAAGTAATAATAGAAACTTGCTTATTAAATAATGAAGAAAAATCTATTGCATGTAATATAATTATTTCAGCTGGTGCTGATTTTGTAAAAACTTCAACAGGTTTTTCTAAAAGTGGAGCAACAATAGAAGATGTAAAATTATTAAAAAGCATTGTTAATGGAAAATTAAAAATAAAAGCATCAGGAGGAATTAGAAATTTAAAACAAGCATTAGATATGATCAATGCAGGAGCTGATAGAATAGGTACTTCTCATGGAGTTGAAATTATTAAAGAACTTTTAAATATTTCCAAAAATTCAATAATGAAATGA
- the gatD gene encoding Glu-tRNA(Gln) amidotransferase subunit GatD, translating into MSLSGYRGYARKILEENGLKIGDYIQVKLEDYVYEGILMPRYELADDEHIVLKLNNGYNIGIRIKNVKFIKKIFEATPPKYEIPPLSLFKEEMPIVAIIGTGGTIASRIDYRTGAVKPALTAEEICSIVPELANIASIKAEVLFSIYSENITIFHWKKMAERVNELIKEKVNGIVITHGTDTMGYSAAALSFAIQKPPIPIVFVGSQRSSDRPSSDAAINLISAVKIAAEAPFGEVVVAMHSWHSDDKIAIHRGTKVMKLHTSSRNAFNSINIDPIAYAYQDKIEMNIENFNPRGNYKEYSYYPNFSDKAALIKFYPNLDPEILNWFIDKGYKGIILEGTGLGHVSTIFIKYIKKAIKENVFIGMTSQCIWGTVDMFVYETGRDLLAAGVVPLGDMLPNTALVKLMWVLGQTSDIEKIKEMMLTNIAGEYSDKRGPFKINA; encoded by the coding sequence ATGAGTCTCTCAGGATATAGAGGTTATGCAAGGAAAATACTTGAAGAAAATGGATTAAAAATAGGAGATTATATTCAAGTAAAATTAGAAGATTATGTTTATGAAGGAATCCTTATGCCAAGGTATGAATTAGCTGATGATGAACATATTGTATTAAAACTTAATAATGGATATAACATAGGTATAAGAATTAAAAATGTAAAATTTATTAAAAAAATTTTTGAAGCTACTCCTCCAAAATATGAAATTCCACCTTTATCTCTTTTTAAAGAAGAAATGCCAATTGTAGCTATAATAGGTACTGGAGGAACTATTGCAAGTAGAATAGATTATAGAACAGGAGCTGTTAAACCAGCTTTAACAGCAGAAGAAATATGTTCAATAGTTCCAGAATTAGCAAATATAGCTTCTATAAAAGCTGAGGTTCTATTTAGTATCTATAGTGAGAATATTACAATATTCCATTGGAAAAAAATGGCTGAAAGGGTAAATGAATTAATAAAAGAGAAAGTTAATGGAATAGTTATTACACATGGTACAGATACAATGGGCTATTCTGCAGCTGCTTTAAGTTTTGCTATACAAAAACCTCCAATTCCAATAGTTTTTGTTGGTTCTCAAAGATCTTCTGATAGACCAAGTAGTGATGCAGCAATAAATTTGATTTCAGCTGTAAAAATTGCTGCTGAAGCACCATTTGGGGAAGTTGTAGTAGCGATGCATTCATGGCATTCAGATGATAAAATAGCAATCCATAGAGGAACAAAAGTTATGAAACTTCATACAAGTAGTAGGAATGCTTTTAATTCTATAAATATAGATCCAATTGCATATGCTTATCAAGATAAAATAGAAATGAATATAGAAAATTTTAATCCTAGAGGAAATTATAAAGAATATTCTTATTATCCTAATTTTAGTGATAAAGCTGCATTGATAAAATTTTATCCAAATCTTGATCCTGAAATATTAAATTGGTTTATTGATAAAGGATATAAAGGAATAATCCTTGAAGGAACAGGTTTAGGACATGTATCAACAATTTTTATAAAATATATTAAAAAAGCTATTAAAGAAAATGTGTTTATAGGGATGACTTCTCAATGTATTTGGGGAACAGTTGATATGTTTGTATATGAAACTGGAAGAGATTTATTAGCTGCAGGTGTAGTTCCTTTAGGAGATATGCTTCCAAATACTGCATTAGTTAAACTTATGTGGGTTTTAGGTCAAACAAGTGATATAGAAAAAATAAAAGAAATGATGTTAACTAATATAGCTGGTGAATATAGTGACAAAAGAGGACCTTTTAAAATTAATGCTTGA
- the gatE gene encoding Glu-tRNA(Gln) amidotransferase subunit GatE, whose protein sequence is MTKEDLLKLMLEKIDYKEIGLKVGLEIHRQLNTKHKLFCNCPTIDIEGEEIIFIRKLRPTISELGEVDQAALFEAERHRTIVYHAKKGNTCLVEMDEEPPHPINQEAVEIGLTIALMLGMKIVDEIHVMRKIVIDGSNTCGFQRTCILATGGKIIIEGKEIPINTLCLEEDAATLIKREDDLVHYDLSRLGIPLVEISTAPFINSPEEAKKVALAIGNILKSTSKVKRGIGSIRQDINISIKNGALIEIKGVQELDLIPKIIENEVKRQILLLFIKEELNRRNIKKSDLKFEIFDVTKIFENTKCKLIKDSIEKGNKVYALKLNGFGGLLNIEAGPNIRFGAELNNIAKAWTGIKGIFHTDEMPAYGISENEINSLKEMLNASNNDAIVFIVEREDKAKKALEKIYQRALEAIERIPEETRAAQSDGTTIYSRPRPGSARMYPETDIPPLKISEELLEKIKLNLPEPIEIKIKRIMEKYKLSKQLVDSLIDMDKIEIFEELTQYSNVAPSFIASILTEAIINLRREGYDISNIKDEHFKEIIKMINEKKIAKESGIEILKYICKNPKSKIEEAIKELSLEYLSIDEVKSIVEKIVKDNLLEIEKDPLKAEKKLMGILMKSLRGKIDGKILNEILKEKINEMIKKA, encoded by the coding sequence GTGACAAAAGAGGACCTTTTAAAATTAATGCTTGAAAAAATTGATTATAAAGAAATAGGCTTAAAAGTAGGATTAGAAATACATAGACAATTGAATACAAAACATAAATTATTTTGTAATTGTCCAACTATTGATATTGAAGGAGAAGAAATAATTTTTATTAGAAAATTAAGACCAACTATTAGTGAATTAGGAGAAGTAGATCAAGCAGCTTTATTTGAAGCTGAAAGACATAGAACAATAGTATATCATGCTAAAAAAGGAAATACATGTCTTGTTGAAATGGATGAAGAACCACCACATCCAATAAATCAAGAAGCAGTAGAAATAGGTTTAACTATTGCTTTAATGCTTGGAATGAAAATTGTTGATGAAATACATGTAATGAGAAAAATTGTTATAGATGGATCAAATACTTGTGGCTTTCAAAGAACATGCATCTTAGCTACTGGAGGAAAAATAATAATTGAAGGAAAAGAAATACCTATTAATACTTTATGCTTAGAAGAAGATGCTGCTACATTAATAAAGAGAGAAGATGATTTAGTACATTATGATTTATCAAGATTGGGTATACCATTAGTAGAAATATCTACAGCTCCATTTATTAATTCTCCTGAAGAAGCTAAAAAAGTTGCTTTAGCTATAGGTAATATTTTAAAATCTACTTCTAAAGTAAAAAGAGGGATAGGTTCTATAAGACAAGATATAAATATTTCAATTAAAAATGGAGCATTAATTGAAATTAAAGGAGTTCAAGAACTTGATCTTATACCAAAAATAATAGAAAATGAAGTTAAAAGGCAAATTCTTTTATTATTTATTAAAGAAGAACTTAATAGAAGGAATATTAAAAAGTCTGATTTAAAATTTGAAATATTCGATGTAACCAAAATTTTTGAAAATACAAAATGTAAATTAATTAAAGATTCTATTGAAAAAGGGAATAAAGTATATGCTTTAAAATTGAATGGTTTTGGAGGATTACTTAATATAGAAGCTGGACCAAATATAAGATTTGGAGCTGAACTTAATAACATTGCTAAAGCATGGACTGGAATAAAAGGGATTTTTCATACCGATGAAATGCCTGCTTATGGAATTTCAGAAAATGAAATTAATTCTTTAAAAGAAATGCTTAATGCTTCAAATAATGATGCTATTGTTTTTATTGTAGAAAGAGAAGATAAAGCTAAGAAAGCACTTGAAAAAATTTATCAAAGAGCTTTAGAAGCAATCGAGAGGATTCCTGAAGAAACTAGAGCTGCACAATCAGATGGTACAACGATATATTCTAGACCAAGACCAGGTTCTGCAAGAATGTATCCAGAAACTGATATTCCACCTTTAAAAATTAGTGAAGAATTACTAGAGAAAATTAAATTGAATTTACCTGAACCTATTGAAATAAAAATTAAAAGAATTATGGAAAAATATAAATTAAGTAAGCAACTTGTAGATTCACTTATTGATATGGATAAAATTGAAATTTTTGAAGAATTAACTCAATATTCTAACGTAGCTCCAAGTTTTATAGCTTCAATTTTAACTGAAGCGATTATTAATTTAAGAAGAGAAGGATATGATATTTCAAATATTAAAGATGAGCATTTTAAAGAAATAATTAAAATGATTAATGAAAAGAAAATAGCTAAAGAATCTGGTATAGAAATTCTTAAATATATATGCAAAAATCCAAAATCAAAAATTGAAGAAGCAATAAAAGAACTTTCTTTAGAATATTTAAGTATTGATGAAGTAAAATCTATTGTTGAAAAAATCGTAAAAGATAATTTATTAGAAATAGAAAAAGATCCTTTAAAAGCTGAAAAAAAGCTTATGGGTATATTAATGAAATCTCTTAGAGGAAAAATAGATGGAAAAATTCTTAATGAAATTTTAAAAGAAAAAATTAATGAAATGATAAAAAAAGCATAA
- a CDS encoding 4Fe-4S dicluster domain-containing protein, with the protein MKQIWIARDYSKCSGCRRCEIVCSLKHEGEIWPEASRIRIFMLIPGLEVPHLCVQCPDYPCVEACPTKALSINRETTAVEVDKEKCIACGKCIDACPGKIPHMHPTKKYILICNLCNGDPECVKVCQEGRWNALWLASRPSLSQLSIKLYARTPQEITKDLARNIYGEEFEKGMI; encoded by the coding sequence ATGAAGCAAATATGGATTGCAAGAGATTATTCTAAATGTAGTGGATGTAGAAGATGTGAAATTGTTTGCTCACTTAAGCATGAAGGAGAAATATGGCCTGAAGCATCTAGAATAAGAATTTTTATGCTTATTCCAGGGCTTGAAGTACCACATCTTTGTGTTCAATGTCCTGACTATCCTTGTGTAGAAGCATGTCCTACAAAAGCTTTATCAATAAATAGAGAAACAACTGCTGTAGAAGTTGATAAAGAAAAATGTATTGCATGTGGAAAATGTATAGATGCATGTCCAGGAAAAATTCCACACATGCATCCAACTAAAAAGTATATACTTATATGCAATCTATGTAATGGAGATCCAGAATGTGTAAAAGTTTGCCAAGAAGGTAGATGGAATGCTTTATGGTTAGCTTCTAGACCTAGTCTCAGTCAACTTTCAATAAAACTTTATGCAAGAACTCCTCAAGAAATAACTAAAGATCTTGCTAGAAATATTTATGGAGAAGAATTTGAAAAAGGGATGATATAA
- a CDS encoding aldehyde ferredoxin oxidoreductase C-terminal domain-containing protein, translating to MLYGYNGKFIEVDLSNEKISIEKIDEQILREYIGGRALASKILWDRLGNKWEEVDPLGPENLLLFLTGPLTGYFPGARICISGKSPQSNGIVGSTVGGNFAMELRCAGYDGIIVSGEAKKPVYLFIKDDFIEIKDANHIWGKRGIDTIKILINETLKELSNKWPWKGLWKDPGILYIGPAGENKSRIAAVMSKWSHAAGYGGYGGVMGSKKLKAIVVKGSNSLPPVANKEKVLSLIAEVCRVSIQEKDDWRRWGTGFGGYGVGADTSSEPIRNWQEEWHDNKSFGVDKFEERVWIKRYWGDDGCPTTCLKLSAIKDGEFKGAITDNPDYELQAYLGTNLGIFTPEGNVYVASVVDDLGLCGIQGGNVLGFAAELYQRGILTKKDLGIALEWGNPKAFARLAEKIAYRKGIGNILAEGTYRAALKLSKRKKIDLMKYAIQSKGIAIGAHGIRSGLDYPPIIAYACSVQGGDHTSVAGLIREELWKCELSMLFADSGVVCAFNVFKLDWLWDFLEAITGWNITKEEWYEKIAARVLAIQRALLLLGGPDIYWDPRIHDENPERFYEPLPSGPKKGKAADKEDFLKTKSEYYKTLGWDEYGIPTSETLNKLGLKDLDNVLQKIRNKVYSS from the coding sequence ATGTTATATGGATATAATGGAAAATTCATCGAAGTAGATTTATCAAATGAAAAAATTTCTATAGAAAAAATCGATGAACAAATTTTAAGAGAATATATAGGTGGAAGAGCTTTAGCATCTAAAATTTTATGGGATAGACTTGGAAATAAATGGGAGGAAGTAGATCCTTTAGGCCCTGAAAATCTTTTATTATTCTTAACTGGGCCATTAACAGGATATTTTCCAGGAGCAAGAATATGTATTTCTGGAAAATCTCCTCAAAGTAATGGAATAGTTGGTTCTACTGTTGGTGGAAATTTTGCAATGGAACTTAGATGTGCTGGATATGATGGAATAATCGTAAGTGGAGAAGCAAAAAAGCCAGTTTATTTATTCATAAAAGATGATTTTATAGAAATAAAAGATGCAAATCATATTTGGGGTAAAAGAGGGATAGATACAATAAAAATTTTAATTAATGAAACATTAAAAGAATTATCGAATAAATGGCCTTGGAAAGGATTATGGAAAGATCCTGGAATACTTTACATTGGTCCAGCTGGAGAAAATAAATCTAGAATAGCTGCTGTAATGTCAAAATGGTCTCATGCTGCAGGATATGGTGGATATGGAGGAGTAATGGGTTCAAAAAAGCTTAAAGCAATAGTTGTTAAAGGATCGAATAGTCTTCCACCTGTAGCTAATAAAGAAAAAGTTTTAAGCTTGATAGCAGAAGTTTGTAGAGTTTCTATCCAAGAAAAAGATGATTGGAGAAGATGGGGTACTGGCTTTGGAGGATATGGAGTTGGTGCAGATACTAGTTCTGAACCTATTAGAAATTGGCAAGAAGAATGGCATGATAATAAAAGCTTTGGAGTTGATAAATTTGAAGAAAGAGTATGGATAAAAAGATATTGGGGAGATGATGGATGTCCAACTACTTGTCTTAAGCTTTCAGCAATAAAAGATGGAGAATTTAAAGGAGCTATAACAGATAATCCAGATTATGAATTACAAGCATATCTTGGTACAAATTTAGGAATATTTACTCCTGAAGGAAATGTTTATGTAGCTTCAGTAGTAGATGATTTAGGTCTATGTGGCATACAAGGAGGAAATGTTCTTGGTTTTGCAGCTGAATTATATCAAAGAGGAATATTAACAAAAAAAGATTTAGGTATCGCACTTGAATGGGGTAATCCAAAAGCATTTGCAAGATTAGCTGAAAAAATAGCATATAGAAAAGGTATAGGAAATATTTTAGCTGAAGGAACTTATAGAGCTGCTTTAAAATTATCTAAGAGGAAGAAAATTGATTTAATGAAATATGCTATACAAAGCAAAGGTATAGCAATTGGAGCACATGGAATAAGAAGCGGATTGGATTATCCACCAATAATTGCTTATGCATGTTCTGTGCAAGGAGGAGATCATACATCTGTAGCTGGATTAATACGTGAAGAATTATGGAAATGTGAATTATCAATGCTATTTGCAGATAGCGGCGTAGTATGCGCATTCAATGTTTTCAAATTAGATTGGCTATGGGATTTCTTAGAAGCTATAACTGGATGGAATATAACTAAAGAAGAATGGTATGAAAAAATTGCTGCTAGAGTATTAGCTATTCAACGTGCACTTTTATTACTTGGTGGACCAGATATTTATTGGGATCCTAGAATTCATGATGAAAATCCTGAAAGGTTTTATGAACCTCTTCCTTCTGGTCCAAAGAAAGGAAAGGCTGCAGATAAAGAAGATTTTCTTAAAACAAAAAGCGAATATTATAAAACTTTAGGATGGGATGAATATGGCATTCCTACTTCAGAAACATTAAATAAACTTGGCTTAAAAGATTTAGATAATGTTCTTCAAAAAATAAGAAATAAAGTGTATTCTAGTTAA